gctccaaacaggccttgcagggaggatatagtgaaaaacacacCACTAcgggaccctttattttgtttaaatacgcacagatcatggctcctcatttacacagccagtggttataaaagaaaagcagacagtgatttagaaagggaatgacaatgttatcacaataaaaaacaacttcaataaaaacagaaaatacaaatgagaggctggacctgtaactagttacattaaaactgctatgtagaaggagagaagcagtttattgcttcagaaaacacagagatatgagtttccacagggcatccttgagctcctggttcctcatgctgtagatgagggggttcactgctggaggcaccactgagtacagaacagacaccaccaggtccagggatggggaggagatggaggggggcttcaggtgggcaaacatgatggtgctgacaaacagagagaccacggccaggtgagggaggcacgtggcaaaggctttgtgccgtccctgctcagaggggatcctcagcacggccctcaagatctgcacataggacagcacgatgaacacaaaacacccaaatcctaaacagacactaaccacaaggaGCCCACCTTCCCTggagtaggactgtgagcaggagagcttgaggatctgggggatttcacagaagaactggtccagggcattgcccttgcacagtggcagtgaaaatgtattggccgtgtgcagcagagcatggagaa
This genomic interval from Caloenas nicobarica isolate bCalNic1 chromosome 28, bCalNic1.hap1, whole genome shotgun sequence contains the following:
- the LOC135999341 gene encoding olfactory receptor 14C36-like, yielding LHYGTLLGSRACVHMAAAAWATGFLHALLHTANTFSLPLCKGNALDQFFCEIPQILKLSCSQSYSREGGLLVVSVCLGFGCFVFIVLSYVQILRAVLRIPSEQGRHKAFATCLPHLAVVSLFVSTIMFAHLKPPSISSPSLDLVVSVLYSVVPPKEALESARSGYSA